A window of Cryptomeria japonica chromosome 3, Sugi_1.0, whole genome shotgun sequence contains these coding sequences:
- the LOC131874526 gene encoding uncharacterized protein LOC131874526, with protein MNQKPNYFDIKSFQGVGRGMPQHRLGARSNNPLPDPPIVPLVAPSIPADVQNTSFISTLDALTSLTGNLSEQAAHMASAPRWMPHMCSSCHETCLGPTTAAGSTSVPDEHDAADDSMMTSYMDFLCSDVHLDQIRTTPNIRVNIASTGRQLGTPYGDSGHEGPSTSHQEEGLTIVTPSMVDTTIRIGYPHNFDQSQFERTSTSFEELASTAFGVDTAQDTARGDTATGSDEHMHETGGSGPRPEDKRDTAIGSDEHMHETGGSGPRPGDKRDTATGSDEHMHETGGSGPRPGDKRPRDVIDDST; from the exons atgaaccaaaaaccaaattattttgatattaagtcattccagggtgttggtcgtggaatgccacagcatagattaggggcacggagtaataatcccctaccggatccacccatagttccacttgttgctccatcgattcctgcagatgtccaaaatacatcattcatttcgacattagatgctttgacttccctcacagggaacctgagtgagcaagctgctcacatggcatctgctcctcgatggatgccacatatgtgttcgagttgtcatgagacgtgtttaggtcctactactgctgcaggatctacttcagttccagatgagcatgatgcagcagatgatagtatgatgacatcttatatggattttctttgctcggatgttcatcttgaccag ataaggactacgcctaatattagagttaatattgcatctactggaagacaactcggcacaccttatggg gattcaggtcatgagggaccctctacatcacatcaagaagagggtctgactattgtgacaccatctatg gtggacactaccattaggataggttatcctcataattttgatcagagccaatttgaacgcacatcgacatcctttgag gagttagctagcactgcatttggtgttgatactgcacaagatactgctagaggagatactgctacaggatctgatgagcatatg catgagacaggtggatctggaccacgtcccgaggacaagagagatactgctataggatctgatgagcatatg catgagacaggtggatctggaccacgtcctggggacaagagagatactgctacaggatctgatgagcatatg catgagacaggtggatctggaccacgtcctggggacaagagaccacgagatgttattgatgatagcacttag